The Strix aluco isolate bStrAlu1 chromosome 39, bStrAlu1.hap1, whole genome shotgun sequence genome has a segment encoding these proteins:
- the LOC141917532 gene encoding insulin receptor-like, with protein sequence MVHLKEMGLCNLMDVPRGAVRIEKNSELCDLSTVDWSRILDSVEDNYIVANKDDKEECGDVCPAAVRGKSNRPPTVINGIFIERCWTRDRCRRDFCIVTHDGQHFPSSKHTPM encoded by the exons ATGGTTCACCTGAAGGAGATGGGCCTCTGTAACCTGATGGACGTTCCTCGAGGCGCTGTGCGGATTGAGAAGAACAGTGAATTATGTGACTTGTCCACGGTCGACTGGTCAAGGATTTTAGATTCTGTAGAAGATAATTACATCGTGGCCAACAAGGATGACAAAGAGGAGTGTGGAGATGTGTGTCCAGCAgctgtgagagggaagagcaacCGCCCACCCACTGTGATAAATGGGATTTTCATTGAACGCTGCTGGACCCGCGATCGCTGTCGGAGAG ATTTCTGTATCGTCACGCACGATGGACAGCACTTCCCATCTTCAAAGCACACACCGATGTGA